The following proteins are co-located in the Aerosakkonema funiforme FACHB-1375 genome:
- a CDS encoding Npt1/Npt2 family nucleotide transporter → MTLNNTSPSWGFSRLLLQWLNLRAEESERTLLMFAVYTTTSIGLVWLEASTVALFLDQLGAEWLPWIYIASAGLGGALGLLSTWMQRILPLRQFIVTIAVLLAVPLLLFRVGLQFPDLGWLTVFLLPLWVDGAYALNHLNTSLTANQLFNIREIKRTFPLISSGSLVADVLSGFSLPLLLSVVGLHNIILVAAVMLVMGAGILYYLSNRYEQSFPDSHPSNLRDYHDGSSTRKLAGPLRQYEILLYAFFVIAQVLLLLIDFQYLSQLELHLDGKDIASFLGLFSGIVGICELITQWFISSRVIERMGVFVTAMLPPAVMAILGLIPLTILILAVLRVFSLKGLELFIGLIVLKFVDELLRYTFVASTGSVLFQPIPENLRGSVETKARGIAEPVATGFTGGAILGILWLIHWAFPTLGEKVQKEWLGWIVVVGIVIFALAWLMSVWLLRSRYVDLLVLSAQRGQLGSADVDLRVLKRAVVEVLERPAEEAEKRSCIELLSQIYSQDVGEILAPLLPQFPPALQRQSLEVMLNNPNPAYLSNIRALIETSDPEPDVLAVALRYVWLTEPEPDLRQLRPYLRPEIDPMVRGTAASLLLRLGSATQKAEATSVLRRMLTHQEEQERVMGCRALGEAVYLQTLRLQIPNLLRDKSLRVRCALLEAIAATRLEEYYPSLLRGLEYKSTREAALHAIVRLENDAIPMLLSLATNIHKPDLVRRYAWDAIGRISTREALNVLVSNLMTAWGNTRRQIIQIVLKLPNEIGIESVLDRLGRSGVEMLIDQELMFMAQMYAARIDLSRELKSNEADLLQRALKDALADSVERCFLLMKFLYPLGAIQAAAFNLRSGSPSEMARGLEILDQTIDIPTKRVLLTVLDRNSDWEKLQSLAALVVYQPLDERDRVRRLLSLRHFLSDWSLACCFHLARSARWNLTAEATIACLRHPTGFVREAVIAYLRVASQRALAELLPKLKQDPDRLVAAQVQEMMAELGIEQGENPA, encoded by the coding sequence ATGACGCTGAACAATACATCGCCTTCGTGGGGTTTTTCACGATTATTGCTGCAATGGCTCAACCTGCGTGCAGAAGAAAGCGAACGCACGCTACTGATGTTCGCTGTATATACAACTACTTCCATAGGATTGGTATGGTTGGAAGCCAGCACAGTAGCTTTGTTCCTCGATCAGTTGGGAGCAGAGTGGTTGCCCTGGATTTATATTGCCAGCGCTGGACTGGGCGGAGCATTGGGTTTATTATCCACCTGGATGCAAAGAATTTTGCCGTTGCGACAATTTATCGTGACGATCGCGGTGCTGCTAGCCGTCCCTCTGCTATTATTTCGCGTGGGCTTACAGTTTCCCGATTTGGGTTGGCTGACAGTATTTTTACTCCCCTTATGGGTAGATGGAGCCTACGCTCTCAATCACCTCAACACCTCGCTGACCGCAAACCAGCTATTCAACATCCGGGAAATTAAGCGCACCTTTCCCCTGATCAGTAGCGGCAGTTTAGTAGCAGACGTACTGAGCGGTTTTTCCCTACCCCTGCTGCTTTCCGTTGTAGGACTGCACAATATCATCTTGGTAGCGGCGGTAATGCTGGTTATGGGTGCGGGAATTCTCTACTATCTCAGCAATCGCTACGAGCAGTCATTTCCCGATTCTCACCCAAGCAACTTAAGGGATTACCACGATGGATCTTCCACTCGCAAACTGGCGGGGCCGTTACGACAATACGAGATATTACTCTATGCCTTTTTTGTAATCGCCCAGGTATTGCTGCTGCTAATCGACTTTCAGTATCTCTCCCAGTTGGAACTGCACTTAGATGGTAAAGATATTGCCAGTTTCTTAGGTTTGTTCAGTGGTATTGTCGGCATCTGCGAGCTGATCACGCAATGGTTTATCTCCAGTAGGGTGATCGAACGGATGGGGGTGTTCGTAACCGCCATGCTGCCACCCGCAGTGATGGCTATCCTGGGCTTGATTCCTCTGACAATATTGATATTGGCTGTGCTGCGCGTATTTTCCCTCAAGGGATTAGAATTATTCATCGGTTTAATCGTCTTGAAGTTTGTCGATGAACTGCTGCGCTACACCTTCGTTGCCAGCACCGGTTCGGTGCTATTCCAACCCATCCCGGAGAACCTGCGCGGCAGTGTGGAGACGAAAGCCCGTGGCATTGCGGAACCTGTGGCAACGGGTTTTACGGGAGGTGCGATCTTAGGGATTCTCTGGTTAATCCATTGGGCATTCCCTACTCTTGGGGAGAAAGTACAGAAAGAGTGGCTGGGTTGGATTGTGGTCGTCGGAATAGTCATCTTTGCCTTAGCGTGGCTGATGTCGGTTTGGCTGTTGCGATCGCGCTATGTAGACTTGTTAGTATTGAGCGCCCAACGCGGACAGCTCGGTAGCGCCGATGTCGATTTGCGCGTCTTGAAGCGAGCCGTCGTAGAAGTGCTGGAGCGTCCCGCAGAGGAGGCAGAAAAGCGCTCTTGCATCGAACTTCTCAGTCAAATCTACTCCCAAGACGTTGGCGAAATACTAGCTCCTCTGCTGCCTCAGTTTCCACCCGCTTTGCAACGTCAAAGCTTGGAAGTGATGCTCAACAATCCCAATCCAGCTTATTTGAGCAATATTCGCGCTCTCATAGAAACCTCAGATCCCGAACCGGATGTCTTAGCCGTTGCTTTGCGCTATGTTTGGCTAACCGAACCAGAACCGGATCTGCGTCAGTTAAGGCCCTATCTGCGTCCGGAGATCGATCCGATGGTGCGAGGTACTGCTGCTTCCCTACTTTTGCGCTTGGGAAGCGCCACGCAAAAAGCAGAGGCAACATCTGTCTTGCGGCGGATGCTAACCCATCAAGAAGAACAAGAACGGGTAATGGGTTGTCGGGCGCTAGGTGAAGCGGTGTATTTGCAAACACTCAGGCTGCAAATTCCCAACTTGTTGCGAGATAAGTCGTTGCGGGTACGCTGTGCTTTGCTGGAAGCGATCGCCGCTACTCGTTTGGAAGAGTACTATCCTTCCCTCCTACGCGGTTTGGAATATAAGTCTACTCGCGAGGCGGCCCTGCACGCAATAGTCCGACTGGAAAACGATGCTATTCCCATGCTCCTGTCCCTTGCAACAAATATTCACAAACCTGATTTGGTGCGACGCTATGCCTGGGATGCGATCGGTCGTATTAGCACTCGCGAAGCCCTGAACGTATTAGTGTCTAACTTGATGACTGCCTGGGGAAACACCAGACGTCAAATTATCCAAATTGTGCTGAAGTTGCCCAATGAAATTGGTATTGAAAGCGTACTGGATCGGTTGGGGCGCAGCGGCGTCGAAATGTTAATCGATCAGGAACTAATGTTTATGGCGCAGATGTACGCCGCTAGGATAGATCTGAGCCGAGAATTAAAAAGCAACGAAGCCGATTTGCTGCAAAGGGCCCTCAAAGATGCACTGGCAGATTCGGTGGAGCGGTGTTTTTTACTGATGAAATTTTTGTATCCGCTTGGGGCTATTCAAGCAGCAGCTTTTAATTTGCGATCGGGTTCTCCATCTGAGATGGCAAGGGGGTTAGAAATATTAGACCAAACTATTGATATTCCTACTAAACGTGTGTTGCTCACCGTTCTCGATCGCAACTCGGATTGGGAAAAATTGCAAAGTTTAGCAGCGCTAGTTGTCTATCAGCCTTTGGACGAGAGAGATCGCGTGCGTAGGTTGCTATCTTTAAGGCACTTTCTATCAGATTGGTCTCTAGCTTGTTGTTTTCATTTAGCGAGATCGGCTCGTTGGAATTTGACGGCTGAAGCTACTATAGCTTGTCTGCGTCATCCTACGGGTTTTGTGAGAGAAGCGGTGATAGCTTACCTCAGAGTTGCCTCCCAACGTGCGCTAGCAGAACTCCTACCGAAACTCAAACAAGATCCCGATCGCCTAGTAGCCGCTCAAGTGCAGGAAATGATGGCAGAGTTAGGTATAGAGCAGGGTGAGAATCCAGCGTAA
- a CDS encoding GGDEF domain-containing response regulator, whose translation MDASILVVGSDEFKTTLLERLRYLAACTVEFASSPMEALPTIQAQQPDVVILQASQVGSLELCRQIKQQTSLAWIYCILIAEQPQNAIEEILPGWNWELGLRAAALEGGADAYLWLLTNRGNGDISWEAGLTMQNHLLQAQVQAGIRRVQIDRNLMRTNDVLSAIALADPLTELSNRRALDWELPRQIQNARAREVPLSLLMLDVDYFKSINDSYGHLVGDRVLQLLSARLRHNLRFQDTPFRYGGEEFVILLSNTNAKEAEMVALRLNSSIGNQRFGIDKNLALSVTVSIGIASLQPDDDPNGVSLLNRADRSLLRAKTNGRNQVICDGDRPINETSFEENCEY comes from the coding sequence ATGGATGCTTCCATTCTTGTAGTTGGAAGTGATGAATTTAAAACAACACTTCTAGAACGGCTGCGATATTTAGCAGCTTGCACAGTAGAGTTTGCGTCCAGCCCTATGGAAGCGTTGCCTACGATCCAAGCACAACAGCCTGATGTAGTGATTCTACAGGCAAGCCAAGTTGGCAGCCTCGAGCTCTGTCGCCAGATCAAACAACAAACCAGTTTGGCCTGGATATACTGCATCCTGATAGCGGAGCAACCTCAAAACGCTATCGAAGAAATCTTACCAGGCTGGAATTGGGAGTTAGGATTGAGGGCAGCAGCTCTAGAAGGAGGGGCCGACGCCTATCTCTGGTTACTGACCAATCGCGGAAATGGTGATATATCCTGGGAAGCAGGATTGACGATGCAAAATCATCTTCTGCAAGCGCAAGTTCAAGCCGGGATCAGGCGAGTGCAGATCGATCGCAACTTAATGCGTACCAACGACGTTTTGTCCGCGATCGCACTGGCTGACCCCTTGACGGAATTGAGCAATCGTCGGGCTTTGGATTGGGAATTACCCCGACAAATCCAAAACGCTCGCGCCAGAGAGGTGCCTCTGAGCTTGCTAATGCTGGATGTAGATTATTTCAAATCGATCAACGATTCTTACGGCCATTTGGTCGGCGATCGCGTCCTTCAGCTGCTCTCGGCCCGACTGCGGCACAACCTGCGCTTTCAAGACACGCCCTTTCGCTACGGAGGGGAAGAATTTGTGATTCTTCTCAGTAACACGAATGCCAAAGAAGCGGAAATGGTTGCCCTGCGCCTAAATAGCTCGATAGGCAACCAACGCTTCGGGATTGACAAAAACTTGGCTCTAAGCGTTACTGTCAGTATTGGGATTGCTTCGCTGCAACCAGATGACGATCCTAATGGGGTAAGTCTGCTCAACCGTGCCGATCGAAGCCTGCTCCGTGCCAAAACTAATGGACGCAATCAAGTCATTTGCGATGGAGATCGGCCAATCAACGAGACTTCCTTTGAGGAGAATTGCGAATACTGA
- a CDS encoding Crp/Fnr family transcriptional regulator, with protein sequence MLTSVDRLLFVRGVPIFQELRDDFLVRLASVMDELSFPTKHTIFTQGQEGRSLYIVVLGQVRVHIGNNDLAQLGPGACFGEMSLFDAEPRSASVSTVTACECLVLTQQQLYDAIEETPGIAVNIIRLLSRRTRDLNQKLNAQAAERQTQDTAGGKKLVG encoded by the coding sequence ATGCTTACCAGTGTCGATCGGCTATTGTTTGTCAGGGGCGTGCCCATCTTTCAGGAACTGCGGGATGATTTTCTCGTCCGACTTGCTTCGGTGATGGATGAGCTATCATTTCCGACCAAGCACACCATTTTTACCCAAGGGCAGGAGGGGCGATCTCTCTACATAGTCGTACTCGGCCAAGTCCGCGTGCATATCGGAAACAACGATCTCGCCCAGTTGGGGCCAGGTGCCTGCTTTGGTGAAATGTCTTTGTTTGACGCCGAACCTCGTTCCGCCTCAGTCTCGACTGTAACAGCCTGTGAGTGTCTAGTGCTGACACAGCAGCAACTCTACGACGCTATTGAGGAAACGCCCGGAATTGCGGTTAACATCATCCGCCTGCTTTCCCGCCGCACACGCGATTTGAACCAAAAGTTAAATGCCCAAGCAGCTGAGCGTCAGACACAGGACACTGCTGGAGGGAAGAAATTGGTGGGATAG